The DNA window CTTATCGCTGCTTTGGATCCACACAAACATAACGGTTCAATTCCAGATTGAGACGCACTCGATATTAACGAAATTGAGTTCTCAGCTCTACGATTTGTTGCGCTGCTACCGAATTGGGGCATTGACGGAGAGGAGAAAAAAATTAGGGTTCACGATTTTGGGAATGAGATGGAAATGTAAACCCAAAAAGCTTAGGGTTCACGATTTGTAggaattttttttcacaaattaaataaacaatatGATATATTCACAGTTAGCATACCTTAACGGACAGCTAAGCACCGTTAGTGACAAATCATCATTTTTGGGACGGAACCTTTGACTAAGGGCAGCGTTGACAGTGTTATGTAACTTAAAGGACCATTGTGAAGCAAAAATAACATAAAGGACCAAGTTGttacatttaaataagttaaagtACCCTAGAGGTAATTTAGCCAATCCTTAAAAGTTAATTGTGATTGCCCATTTACTTAGTTTTTAGTTACTGAACAATAAAGTCATTTCATCACACATGTGGGGGTGTTTGGTACATATGTGAGGTTAAATGGATGCGACTGGCTTAAGGCCCAAGTAAATAACAGTTTTAGGCCCAAAAATATGTTTTCACTAATCTTCTCTTTCttactttttattaaatttttttttttgataaaaatagtATCTCATGTTAACAATCGTGTCCTATTTTAAGTTTgagtaatgttattcttacacctaataataatatttataaaaaatattttttatttttaaaattacagacgacactgttcatgtacggacgtgcattaaccaacttcattactgcattaaccaagtttttacactacattaaccaagtttgatgactgctaaaaattattgttaatacctggatattgcattaaccaacttttacactgcattaaccaagtttttacactgaaTTAACCAAGTTTGTGACtactaaaaatcatttttaatacctgaatattgcattaaccaacttcattattgtattaacccagtttttacactgcattaaccaaatttgagtaatgctattcttacatcCATGAATTGTACTTTATAGTAGTCACCAAACttagttaatgcagtgtaaaaacttggttaatgcagtaatgaagttggttaatacaacatccaggtattaaaattaatttttagcagtcatcaaacttggttaatgcagtgtaaaaacttggttaatgcaataatgaagttggttaatgcgagtccgtacatgaacagtgtcgtccttaattttaaaattaaaagtaaatattattattttattttaaaaaatactgttcaccgtataaatacgtataaatacggtgaacagtgtttggtgtaagtattggtgtaaatTTTTGGTGTAAGAATAGTATTACTCTTTCAGTATTTTCTTTAAAGTGTTAGAATAATGGTAaaagtttcattttttttagttggtaaaagtttcatttttttttagttaGGTAAAAGTTTCATCTTATAATACCATGAAATAAAGTTCAAATTTTCTGTAACTGTTATAAATGAACTCCAATATTACTCTCATTAATTAAGAATATACAATGATGAATTTATATTTTAGAcatatctttaatatattaaaacaggaTACATGTTTAGGCGCCAACTTTAGACCAAAATCCCGCCTAAACACGTGCATCGCACGGGGTAAAGTACTAGTTTTGAATAGAAATTGAATACAAAATTAAGACTGCGCTATATTGAATATATTCTTTCTTATATTTTGGATTAAGATTGCATAACAAACATTTGTATAAATTcacaatatttatattattaaattaatcttGATTCTCAACATTAATTGTATTACCACATTTTGCAGTCTAACCTTAACCTTTCTACAATTCTGATCtccaaaaaataaaaatctttGGCTTTTTAGAAAAGCAATTATTTGTCACTTTCCTAATTACCATAACTTGACTGAAAGCATTTATCATCCTTAGTTCTAATCTAAAGATTAACTGCTTGTATTATCATCCTTGTACATTCTTCATTAACAATAACAATGAGGTTGagttttcatcttcttctccttttctcaCCACCTACAAAAAATTAATACAAATCATTGTCTAGAATACtaatttcaaaatttcaactaTAATCTTTTTTTTATACTTTCTTCAAACAAATCCGAATCCGACATATGTTTTTTTGTCGATCTTTGCACATTGTTTTATTTGAAACTACGGATAAAAAAGTCACTTGTAACCGTCGTTCTTATTCAGATTATAAAATCGGTGGTTTCGAACAATTAACTTGAAGATGATAAAGATCCATCGAAGTTCACAATTTGCAGTAGCTAAAGCTCTATATTCAATTTTAGAAGAAGatcttaaaattaaaactaaataattgTAAATagttttctttatttgttaataatttttaaataaaaactttttAGCAGGTTGACATTTATGTCTGACTGTCTCAAATAATATAAgggttaaatgtgaggttttGAGTTTTATCTAAAATTGAATAGCAAATCTTTTTATTCATGTCTAACTAAAAATACACAAAACACTTACATGATTAGGAGGCAAAATTGTTGAAGGGTCATGTTCCAATTCCACAAGTCCTCTACTAGATGATTTGATTTCAATTTGTGTTGAGAAAAGTGCTGAAACAGGACGATGATCAGAGAATTTGCTTTCACTTCTAATATAATGAAGTTGCTCAACTCCTTTACCATACCATAAAATTCTATCACACCTGTCCCACCAACAATGTTACAtagtaattaaattttaaaaaataataataattccatgtaaatattattttaaatctactaattaattataaaaattcattttttttacagtCAACACATCATCGAATAAGCGTTCGATCGAAATCAaatattattgaaaataaaataattttgattctctaaaaatttggagttttaaatTTGAACCGTCTGATCTGAGTTCAACgatcattaataaaaaaacatacaaACAATATCAATTTGTGTGATTTTTAACAAATCGCTACTTGATGACCTATACTCAAGAAAGGAAAAAGAATATGTAAGTGATTATACTTTACCATGCTGGTGTTCTTTGTTTTTCTCCTGACCTAGTTGGAAGGCCACCACCACAATAGATATTGCTAGTCGAAGATGCATATTTATATGTTGGAGCAAATTCAATGTTACCTTCTTTCCAGCCCTCAAAGACTCCACCTTCTTCTAACTCTTTTTGAAGTTGATCAAACTCTTGCAAACCCTTCCAATCTTGTTTTCTTATTAAATGTCTAGCAAGATGATCTTTCAAGTATAGTCTATAGTTCAAATCCCCAAACCAAAATATGCGACTGTTACATAATCAAAAACTTAGTTAATAATTGACCGAGCTATACTAGGGAGCCATTAAATTTATAGTCTATGTAACACCGACACTTTTACAGAAAATGTGTTCAGTGTCTTACACGTTTCAGTGTCTAATACTGACACATTACATtcaattaatttagtttttaaaattcaTATCAATGTTGATACGTCTGTGTCTGAGTTATTGCTGTTAGAGAAAACTTACTCATGGCCCAAAATTGTTAGAggatgttgatgatgttttgatgtcCTAGGAAAAGATGTTCTCTTAAAAATCTCTTCAACTTGATGATTCCTTCTACCTTCATCACCTTTCTTTTCTCCAGAAGCTAAATGtgcaacaacaaaacaaaaacttgTCCCTTCAATCAACATACTAACTGCCACACAACCTTTGTTTCCTAAATATCCCATAACACCACATGCAACTGAACAAACTCTCACATTTGAAACACAATATTTTTCTAATACTTGTTCTTTTAACCATACACTTATGAATACTCCAACCATCTTTTTACTTGCTACCATCTTATACTTTCTTTTGTTGTTTCCATCATATGATAATGTTCTTCCTATGAGATTGTTCCAATTTGTTGCTACTGATGAATCCTCTGCTCCTATTACTGTTAATGTCTTTAAAGGTACTATCTCTTGAAACCTGAAAGattgaaaaaaaattctattagtaCATTAACCTTAATTTAAAAagaaacatataaaaaaataacaaagaaCATACGAAATTTGACTACAGAGTTCGATTTGATTATGAAGTTTTCCTTTAAATCGGATTTAAATACTTCTCTCTAGCTTACAATATTATTCATAAATCGAACTGTTGGAGCGGTTTGTCTGCTTATCAATAGACTATAAAACACATATACATAAATTAACACTGAACATGACACTGACATATCGacatcataattttaaaaaaataccgATACATACCCAAGAACATATATATCTGCAGAATTCTTTAAATTCAACCACTCGTCTAAATCAACAGCTAAGCTTCCTACAGGAGATCTTCCAGCAACATTCCAAGTACCTACAAAGATCCTGAAAAAAACACATAAtcacatattaaaatatcataaGCTAATTATATTTTTTAGCCATATTAATTGCATgaagtttatatatataaatataccttAGATTGTTTGTTGAAATACATGAATCAAATTCCAGTGACTGAAGGGAAATATTTCCCTCATATTCATCACTTTCATTTTCTTCTCCATCTACAATATAAAATACAAACATAAGAGCATTAACATAGCATGAACTCATACATATATGTTTCTAgtattaagaaaaaaataaaatacatgaataaataaaaaatactaacCTTCAATTTTGTATAAACTATGTGATGGTTTATTTTCCTTTTGCTTAGTGGTGAACCAATTGCATAGCCTCTTATATCTTGAATTCTGGTTCTTCAACTCCATGGCTTATGAGAATTTAGAAGGTCACAAACACATAATTGATACCAATATATTTATTACAAGAAGGAAAAAGATAACATCTAATctacaaaattatttaaatataattgaattaaaagatGAGAAATAATTTGATATGGTGTAAAAGTATCATAGTGTTAATCGCCTTATAGCAACAAGAAGAAGTGACAAAAGAAGGTATAGCTTAAGATGGAAATGGTTCTTTGAGCGTTGAACACAAGAGAGGGAAATAAGGGACATATATATTTTAagccaaaataaataaattacttaattacATAAGTTAAATTGAAGAGATaattttagttcctttattttaactaaaatatcattttagaccatcaattttatatttttgggaatttttctcacaatttaattttgtgtttatttttttatgatgtttatttttttattaatagtgTGAAATTGTATGATATGACATTTGCTAAATTGAATTAGAAgcttttttacaatttttttatttcagtttCATTAATTGAATGTAAATTTATAattctaaaataattattttttattcaaattatcaacaataaaatatcattaattataaCTTTATATTACTAATAGATATGAAaccttattaaaaataaaataaaatataaattagatcctagaattttgaaaatttaatatttcattttgaAACCGACTAATTCAGAGGTCTAATATTTTTACTGTTTATATGTGGAGGTCTTAAATGAACCAGTATTTTTATTCGATATGGACAAATCTTCACAACAAGAAAAAATTTTAGAGTTAAAAAATCTTAAACACTTTTAGATATGGAGTTTAAAAGAATCTCAAAAATTACTAAGATTGTTAAAAAAAACTCTTAAAAAAAATCTTCATCACTAGTAATTCTATAACTATATCAATCTACTCTAAAAGTTTGTCTCTATAATAATTACTaagattgttaaaaaaaaattcttaaatcgAATTAAATTGCttaataaaattgaattgaaattaaaataattaaatcattatATTTGATTAGTGATCGCACAAACAGTTTTACATTAgaatcaaataataaattaaccaatttaaattaaaattgaaccgaatcgaaattaaaaataaaaaatattaaaaacaaatttaaaatattttattaaaacatttaaaaatatatatataaccactcagttttttaaaaaattgttcaaTTTAAAAAGAACTTGTTTACTAACCATTTGATACAGTTTAGAATTTTAAACCAAAATAACAaatcattaaattttaatttgaataaattaaAAGCAGTATATTgatagtataaaataattttacactgtcattcatcaatcattaatatcatataatttttttaaaaataatagtgtTATTTGACATTTAATATATTTGTATTTGATTGAGTTTATCCACTACCTAATACTTGGTTATGAATATATGTGATTTATTCTAATAAAAAAGAAGTAGTAGGTACAGGAGGCTTCAGTGTCCTAGACTTAGAAGGGTGCAATAAATGAGCTCATCCaaagagaagatgaaagtggataTAAGCCTCACAAGCCTCTATCACGTGTTTGATTATTATAGCCTGTTAGGTGGTGCTGGTCACGTATGTCTCATGTAGTATGTATCATCTATTCTATTCTAATCTATCTATATATGTATGACATATatagttgttttattttatatattgatattattgttgtttgTTAAGTCAAATCATTTGGTATATAGTTAGTTGTGTTTCTTTTTTTAGGCCATTattcatcaaaaaaaaaaaaatacgagTTTATAT is part of the Vicia villosa cultivar HV-30 ecotype Madison, WI linkage group LG2, Vvil1.0, whole genome shotgun sequence genome and encodes:
- the LOC131647295 gene encoding type IV inositol polyphosphate 5-phosphatase 7-like, whose product is MELKNQNSRYKRLCNWFTTKQKENKPSHSLYKIEDGEENESDEYEGNISLQSLEFDSCISTNNLRIFVGTWNVAGRSPVGSLAVDLDEWLNLKNSADIYVLGFQEIVPLKTLTVIGAEDSSVATNWNNLIGRTLSYDGNNKRKYKMVASKKMVGVFISVWLKEQVLEKYCVSNVRVCSVACGVMGYLGNKGCVAVSMLIEGTSFCFVVAHLASGEKKGDEGRRNHQVEEIFKRTSFPRTSKHHQHPLTILGHDRIFWFGDLNYRLYLKDHLARHLIRKQDWKGLQEFDQLQKELEEGGVFEGWKEGNIEFAPTYKYASSTSNIYCGGGLPTRSGEKQRTPAWCDRILWYGKGVEQLHYIRSESKFSDHRPVSALFSTQIEIKSSSRGLVELEHDPSTILPPNHVVRKGEEDENSTSLLLLMKNVQG